One segment of Thermosipho atlanticus DSM 15807 DNA contains the following:
- a CDS encoding AIM24 family protein, with protein sequence MNMLLFHFSEQFIELELGEKLMVYIWRIVAFNERFKYSIKIFENIKSTLFGGKRFVHGFIGPGGFI encoded by the coding sequence ATGAACATGCTGCTATTTCATTTTTCGGAGCAATTTATAGAGTTAGAATTAGGAGAAAAATTAATGGTTTATATATGGCGTATAGTAGCATTTAATGAAAGGTTTAAGTATTCAATTAAAATCTTTGAAAATATAAAATCTACTTTATTTGGAGGTAAAAGGTTTGTACATGGGTTTATTGGACCCGGAGGGTTTATATAA
- a CDS encoding glucosaminidase domain-containing protein yields the protein MKRLAIILILTFILIVIFDLYFNISWDFKREFVYVIPNELTIEYDSWKELKDFFDEIGYNSLEDLSNINIIVKRFPEDFNEAPTNVRKELFLKILVPIIRKVNSEIMSERKEILKAIKQKNSKVLMEYMKKYDAQSIDDLLLKVDIIPEDLAIAQAAIESAWGTSRFAQEANNIFGEWTFSPGTGIVPKNRPLGATYEIEIFDDLLDSMRSYALNLNKLPFYEDFRLIRAGKKKGHPADGLLRYSELGEEYVKIVKIVMEHLPEL from the coding sequence TTGAAACGGCTGGCAATTATTTTAATTTTGACATTTATCTTAATTGTTATTTTTGATTTATATTTTAATATTTCTTGGGATTTTAAAAGAGAATTTGTATATGTTATCCCTAATGAACTAACAATAGAATACGATTCTTGGAAAGAATTGAAAGATTTTTTCGATGAGATTGGTTATAACTCACTGGAAGATCTTTCGAATATAAATATAATAGTTAAAAGATTTCCTGAAGATTTTAATGAAGCACCTACAAACGTGAGAAAAGAATTGTTTTTGAAAATTTTAGTTCCAATAATTAGAAAAGTTAATAGTGAAATAATGAGCGAAAGAAAGGAAATTTTAAAGGCTATAAAGCAAAAAAATTCTAAAGTTCTAATGGAATATATGAAGAAATATGATGCTCAAAGTATTGATGATTTGTTACTGAAAGTTGATATTATACCTGAAGATCTAGCTATTGCTCAAGCTGCAATTGAATCAGCTTGGGGGACAAGTAGATTTGCTCAAGAAGCTAATAATATTTTTGGTGAATGGACGTTTTCTCCAGGAACTGGCATAGTGCCGAAAAATAGGCCTTTAGGTGCAACTTACGAAATAGAAATTTTTGATGATCTTTTAGATTCAATGAGAAGTTATGCTTTGAATTTGAATAAATTGCCTTTTTATGAAGATTTTAGATTAATTAGAGCTGGCAAGAAAAAAGGCCATCCTGCTGATGGCCTTCTGCGTTATTCAGAATTGGGAGAAGAGTATGTAAAAATTGTAAAAATAGTGATGGAGCATCTTCCAGAATTATAA
- a CDS encoding branched-chain amino acid ABC transporter permease, which translates to MEKLSPKTTAILTILTILVFMFLLLIATKTLDSYRLRIINLMAIYAIMAVSLNLINGITGILSLGHSGFILIGAYTSALLTLTPEQKLISFIIEPVNPLIQNLHTNFFIATLAGGVVAAIFAFFIGWPVLKLSGDYLAIASLGFAEVIRIIALNAQSVTNGALGLKGIPEYTNTWWAWGWLLITVVFIVSLVKSSYGRALLAIREDRVAAEAMGINVFKHELMSFIIGAFFAGISGALYAHWLTTIDPKITTLGPILTFYILIMIVLGGLGSITGSVVGGVMFALLMEWLRNLEDPFTLFGLSFPNGIKGLRLLVISTIFILTMIFWNRGIFGRNELTWNSIYRFFKKRGVKK; encoded by the coding sequence ATGGAAAAGTTATCTCCTAAAACTACGGCAATATTAACAATATTAACAATTTTAGTTTTTATGTTTTTGCTATTAATTGCTACGAAAACATTGGATAGTTATAGATTGAGAATAATAAATTTAATGGCGATTTATGCTATTATGGCTGTTAGTTTGAATTTAATAAATGGTATAACTGGAATTTTATCGCTAGGTCATTCCGGATTTATTCTAATTGGTGCTTATACATCTGCGCTTTTAACTTTAACTCCGGAACAAAAGTTAATTTCGTTTATAATTGAACCAGTTAATCCATTGATTCAAAATTTGCATACAAACTTTTTTATAGCGACTTTAGCTGGTGGTGTGGTAGCAGCAATATTTGCATTTTTTATAGGTTGGCCAGTATTGAAATTATCAGGAGATTATTTAGCTATAGCCTCTTTAGGGTTTGCTGAAGTTATAAGAATAATAGCATTAAATGCCCAAAGTGTAACTAATGGTGCATTAGGATTAAAAGGCATACCTGAATACACTAATACATGGTGGGCTTGGGGTTGGTTGCTGATCACAGTGGTTTTTATTGTGAGTTTGGTGAAAAGTTCATACGGAAGGGCTTTGCTTGCCATAAGAGAAGATAGAGTTGCGGCTGAGGCAATGGGTATAAATGTATTCAAGCATGAACTTATGAGTTTTATTATAGGTGCATTTTTTGCTGGGATTTCTGGCGCTTTATATGCACACTGGCTAACAACAATTGATCCGAAAATTACTACCTTAGGCCCTATTTTGACTTTTTATATATTAATTATGATAGTTTTAGGTGGATTAGGTAGTATAACAGGTTCTGTAGTTGGTGGAGTAATGTTTGCTTTACTTATGGAATGGTTAAGAAATTTAGAAGATCCATTTACACTTTTTGGTTTAAGTTTTCCAAATGGCATTAAAGGATTGAGACTTTTAGTGATTTCGACAATTTTTATTTTAACAATGATTTTCTGGAATAGGGGAATTTTTGGGAGAAATGAGCTGACTTGGAATTCTATATATAGGTTTTTCAAAAAGAGAGGTGTCAAAAAATGA
- a CDS encoding phosphatase PAP2 family protein, with product MGRLLFVVIICLILTGVVFSFNLVEESLSDLKSLKPTIYQLTFLPLFLIDREIQNMFSSKYEIYIVDFINKMDVKDFVILTSVLSFITYFNDPYLSFTILESVTVNSFITYGLKFFIGRARPTYSDSPFLFKPFSLENEFNSLPSGHSSFAWALFTPIAEKYGKIFYMIPVIFSISRVIGDYHWFSDVVAGAIIGYTIGKVFFQEKSVP from the coding sequence TTGGGAAGATTACTATTTGTTGTTATCATTTGTTTAATATTAACCGGGGTTGTATTCTCATTTAATCTTGTTGAGGAAAGTTTAAGTGATTTAAAATCACTTAAACCGACGATTTATCAATTAACTTTTTTGCCCTTATTTTTAATTGATAGAGAAATTCAAAATATGTTTAGTAGTAAGTACGAGATATATATTGTAGATTTTATTAATAAAATGGATGTAAAAGATTTTGTTATTTTAACTTCAGTTTTATCATTCATTACGTATTTTAATGATCCTTATCTTTCTTTTACAATTCTTGAGAGTGTAACTGTAAATTCTTTTATTACATATGGACTGAAATTTTTTATTGGAAGAGCTAGACCGACCTATTCTGATTCTCCCTTTTTATTTAAACCTTTTAGTTTGGAAAATGAATTTAATTCTTTGCCATCAGGTCATAGTTCCTTTGCTTGGGCTTTGTTTACACCGATTGCTGAAAAGTATGGTAAAATTTTTTACATGATTCCCGTTATATTTTCTATTTCAAGAGTTATTGGTGATTATCATTGGTTTAGCGATGTAGTAGCTGGAGCAATAATTGGTTATACAATAGGAAAAGTATTTTTTCAAGAAAAAAGCGTGCCCTGA
- the mnmE gene encoding tRNA uridine-5-carboxymethylaminomethyl(34) synthesis GTPase MnmE, which translates to MTLQDTIAAISTPKGTGAIAVIRIDGEKSHEIAKKLTKLDKIEYRRVYYTTLWYNNEILDDVNIVFYKTPNSYTGNDLVEIYCHGGILITHKVLDVILNSGARLAERGEFTKRAFLNGKLSLIQAEAIYQIIEAKSELSLKISLENLKGRLGEEIKSYREKLMRILAEIEVSIDYPDDIDSDIDMILKGLNEIYETIKEKVEKSKKGLHLSSGIILTIVGKPNSGKSTLLNRLLYEDRAIVTDVPGTTRDVIKGEIDIKGVHFIIADTAGIRKTDDMIEKIGIERSLKEIKKSDLILFVLDASTGFTNEDEYIYEKIKDYNFIPVWNKCDLGKKIERFQKESVQISALSGEGLRNLEDKILDKVKNIIENGESSHVTTQRQLEILERVKMYIKSALDNFDFGYELDIISIDIRKALEELDLLSGKKFSEDLLDTIFSNFCVGK; encoded by the coding sequence ATGACATTGCAAGATACAATTGCTGCGATTTCCACACCTAAAGGGACTGGAGCAATAGCAGTAATTAGGATAGATGGAGAAAAAAGTCATGAGATCGCAAAGAAGCTTACTAAGTTAGATAAAATTGAATATCGAAGGGTTTATTACACAACTTTATGGTATAACAACGAAATACTTGACGATGTTAATATAGTATTTTATAAAACACCAAATTCTTATACAGGTAATGATCTTGTTGAGATTTATTGTCATGGTGGGATTTTAATTACTCACAAAGTTTTAGATGTTATTTTGAATAGTGGGGCAAGATTGGCCGAACGAGGAGAATTTACAAAACGAGCTTTTTTGAATGGAAAACTTTCTTTAATACAGGCAGAGGCAATATATCAAATTATAGAAGCAAAAAGTGAACTTTCATTAAAAATTTCTCTTGAAAATTTAAAAGGAAGGCTTGGAGAAGAAATAAAATCATACAGAGAAAAATTAATGAGAATATTAGCAGAAATAGAAGTTTCAATTGATTATCCTGATGATATCGATAGTGATATTGACATGATTTTAAAAGGGTTAAATGAAATATATGAAACAATTAAGGAGAAGGTTGAAAAAAGTAAAAAAGGCTTGCATTTAAGTTCGGGAATTATTTTGACTATAGTAGGTAAACCAAATTCTGGAAAATCTACTTTACTTAATAGATTATTATATGAAGATAGAGCTATTGTAACTGATGTACCCGGTACAACAAGAGATGTAATAAAAGGAGAGATAGATATAAAAGGGGTACATTTCATAATAGCTGATACTGCCGGGATTAGAAAAACTGATGATATGATTGAAAAAATTGGTATTGAAAGAAGTTTAAAGGAAATAAAAAAATCCGATTTAATATTGTTTGTTTTAGATGCTTCAACAGGCTTTACAAATGAAGATGAATATATTTATGAAAAAATCAAAGATTACAATTTTATCCCTGTATGGAATAAATGCGATTTAGGAAAGAAAATTGAAAGATTTCAAAAAGAGTCTGTGCAAATTAGTGCACTTTCAGGCGAAGGATTGAGAAATTTAGAAGATAAAATTTTAGATAAGGTGAAAAATATAATAGAAAATGGAGAGTCTTCTCATGTAACTACGCAACGACAATTAGAAATTCTAGAAAGAGTAAAAATGTATATAAAAAGTGCATTAGATAATTTTGATTTTGGATATGAACTTGATATAATATCAATTGACATAAGAAAAGCTTTGGAAGAATTAGATTTATTGTCAGGGAAAAAGTTTAGTGAAGATTTATTAGATACCATTTTTTCAAATTTTTGTGTTGGCAAATAA
- a CDS encoding branched-chain amino acid ABC transporter permease, with the protein MVGGLYALIAVGYTMVYGILRLINFAHGDIMTMGIYFAFYAVVLMKMPFFVGVIFSVFATALLGFLIDRIAYKPLRNAPRISALITAIGMSFFLESFAVVFFGSNYKSFMKVLGKNSSVIFKTYKVGKIIIPQISFIVIGITILALLILFYIVYKTKIGMAMRAISTDIPTTALMGINVDMVIGFTFALGSALAAIAGIMWAMRYPNFYPYTGFNPGLKAFIAAVFGGIGSLQGAVLGGFLLGLIEVMLITLFPSVMQYKDAFAFLILIVILVIKPSGLLGKRSIVKV; encoded by the coding sequence ATGGTGGGTGGGTTATATGCTTTGATAGCTGTAGGTTACACGATGGTCTATGGGATATTAAGATTAATTAATTTTGCTCATGGAGATATTATGACCATGGGAATTTATTTTGCATTCTATGCGGTTGTTTTAATGAAAATGCCTTTTTTTGTTGGAGTAATTTTTTCAGTGTTTGCGACTGCATTATTAGGTTTTTTAATTGATAGAATTGCATATAAGCCATTGAGAAATGCTCCGAGAATTTCTGCCTTGATAACAGCAATAGGTATGTCGTTTTTCCTAGAAAGCTTTGCTGTTGTTTTTTTCGGTTCAAACTATAAATCATTCATGAAAGTATTAGGTAAAAATTCAAGTGTTATTTTTAAAACCTATAAAGTTGGGAAAATAATAATTCCTCAGATAAGTTTCATAGTGATTGGAATTACTATATTAGCATTGTTGATACTTTTTTATATTGTTTATAAAACGAAAATAGGAATGGCAATGAGAGCAATATCTACTGATATTCCTACAACAGCTTTAATGGGAATAAATGTCGATATGGTTATTGGTTTTACTTTTGCTTTAGGTTCAGCATTAGCTGCAATAGCTGGAATAATGTGGGCGATGAGATATCCAAACTTTTACCCTTATACTGGATTTAATCCTGGATTGAAAGCATTCATTGCTGCAGTTTTTGGAGGAATAGGATCTTTGCAAGGAGCAGTTTTAGGTGGATTTTTATTAGGGTTAATTGAAGTAATGCTTATAACGCTGTTTCCTTCAGTTATGCAGTACAAAGATGCTTTTGCATTTTTAATTTTAATCGTGATTTTAGTTATTAAACCTTCTGGACTATTAGGAAAACGTTCAATAGTAAAGGTCTAA
- a CDS encoding ABC transporter ATP-binding protein gives MLSDIVLDIQDLHVYYGSIHAVKGINVKVQRGKIVTLIGANGAGKTTTLSCVAGLIKSKRGHIKFNGKDITNKPPHIINLTGIALVPEGRRIFPNLTVYENLIMGAYKRNDKENIKRDLEWIFSLFPRLKERLSQLGGTLSGGEQQMLAISRALMSRPQLIMMDEPSLGLAPVLVEEVFNVIKKINSEGTTVLLVEQNAVGALAISDYGYVLETGKIVLEGPGKELLKDEEVKKAYLGI, from the coding sequence ATGCTCAGTGATATTGTTCTTGATATTCAAGATTTGCACGTCTACTATGGTTCTATTCATGCTGTAAAAGGAATTAATGTTAAAGTTCAACGTGGAAAAATTGTAACGTTGATAGGAGCTAATGGTGCCGGTAAAACAACTACGCTTTCGTGTGTAGCGGGGTTAATTAAGTCAAAAAGAGGACATATTAAATTTAATGGGAAGGATATAACTAATAAACCGCCTCATATAATTAATTTAACTGGTATTGCTTTAGTACCAGAAGGAAGGAGAATTTTTCCAAATTTAACTGTATATGAAAATTTAATAATGGGAGCATATAAAAGAAATGACAAAGAAAATATCAAAAGAGATTTAGAATGGATTTTTTCTTTGTTTCCAAGATTAAAAGAAAGATTATCGCAGTTAGGTGGGACACTTTCGGGTGGGGAACAGCAAATGCTAGCGATTAGTAGAGCATTAATGTCAAGACCTCAATTAATTATGATGGATGAACCATCATTGGGACTTGCTCCTGTACTTGTTGAAGAAGTTTTTAACGTCATTAAAAAAATCAATTCAGAAGGTACCACCGTTTTATTAGTTGAACAAAATGCTGTAGGAGCGTTAGCAATTTCAGACTATGGATATGTTTTAGAAACTGGTAAAATAGTATTAGAAGGTCCAGGAAAAGAACTTTTAAAAGACGAAGAAGTAAAAAAAGCTTATTTAGGTATTTAA
- a CDS encoding WecB/TagA/CpsF family glycosyltransferase, translating to MDIVKLNDLNIIIGKTNDIRKRIVEKVINGEKTFVVTLNASILLRTLRDAYYRKIVNHANFIIPDGSGIVWALKRNRNLYTERVTGIDTMMYLCTISKKYNWKVYLLGSQPIVVEEAAKKLKKQGVNVVGFHHGYFREEKIPNEEIEKLKPDLLFVGMGVPKQEKWIYENFNLPFKLAMGVGGSFDVISGRKKRAPIIFQNLRLEWFYRWLQSPIKKRHVPLEIIKYYFLVISGKIK from the coding sequence GTGGATATAGTGAAATTGAATGACTTAAATATAATAATTGGTAAAACAAATGATATTAGAAAAAGGATAGTTGAAAAAGTTATTAATGGAGAAAAAACATTTGTAGTTACTCTTAATGCTTCGATCTTGCTCAGAACTTTAAGAGATGCTTATTACAGAAAAATTGTTAATCACGCGAATTTTATAATACCTGATGGTTCAGGTATAGTTTGGGCCTTAAAAAGAAACAGGAATTTGTATACAGAAAGAGTAACGGGAATAGATACTATGATGTATCTATGTACCATCTCTAAAAAGTACAATTGGAAAGTTTATCTTTTGGGTTCTCAACCAATTGTTGTTGAAGAAGCGGCAAAAAAATTGAAAAAACAAGGGGTAAATGTGGTAGGATTTCATCATGGATACTTTAGAGAAGAGAAAATTCCTAATGAAGAAATTGAAAAATTAAAACCAGATCTATTGTTTGTAGGAATGGGAGTCCCAAAACAAGAAAAATGGATTTACGAAAACTTTAACTTGCCATTTAAATTGGCCATGGGTGTTGGTGGAAGTTTTGATGTAATTTCAGGCAGGAAGAAAAGGGCTCCAATTATTTTTCAAAATTTACGTCTTGAGTGGTTCTACAGATGGTTACAATCTCCGATAAAAAAAAGGCATGTGCCACTTGAGATAATAAAATATTATTTTTTGGTAATTAGTGGGAAAATAAAATGA
- a CDS encoding nucleotide sugar dehydrogenase: MVNALYNKIQEKTAIVGVMGLGYVGLPLAVEKARAGYKVIGFDIQQKRVDLINKGINYIGDVDDEELRELVNKGLITATTNFDKLSDCDVISICVPTPLDKFKQPDLSYIIQTSEDIAKRLRKEQLIILESTTYPGTTEEIVLPILLKSGLKVGKDFYLAFSPERVDPGNNRFKTRNTPKVVGGVTQKCTLHARALYENVLEAPVFPVSSPKTAEMSKILENTFRLVNIALVQEMTKVAEKMNVNIWEVIEAASTKPFGYMPFYPGPGIGGHCIPIDPFYLAFKAKEFDLHLMLVEVAGQIADDMPYYVVQRLGDILNDYKKPLNGAKILVLGIAYKGNIDDLRESPALKVIEILEKKKAEIYYFDPFIPQFEHNGKTYTSIELNDEILKNMDGAIITAGHTVGVNYEKILKNVPFIFDTKNVLKDVKERKKIILL, encoded by the coding sequence ATGGTGAATGCATTGTACAACAAAATACAAGAAAAAACTGCTATTGTAGGAGTTATGGGATTAGGTTATGTTGGGCTTCCTTTAGCAGTTGAAAAAGCTAGAGCAGGATATAAAGTCATTGGATTTGATATTCAACAAAAAAGAGTTGATCTTATCAATAAAGGTATCAATTATATTGGTGATGTTGACGATGAAGAATTAAGAGAACTTGTAAATAAAGGTTTAATCACTGCAACTACAAATTTTGATAAACTCAGCGATTGTGATGTTATCAGCATTTGCGTTCCTACTCCACTGGACAAATTTAAACAACCAGATTTAAGTTATATAATTCAAACTTCAGAAGACATTGCTAAAAGGCTTAGAAAAGAACAACTTATTATTCTTGAAAGTACAACTTATCCAGGAACAACAGAAGAAATTGTATTACCTATACTTCTTAAATCTGGTTTGAAAGTCGGTAAAGATTTTTACCTTGCTTTCAGCCCAGAAAGAGTTGATCCAGGAAACAACAGGTTCAAAACTAGAAATACTCCTAAAGTAGTTGGAGGCGTTACTCAAAAATGTACCCTACATGCTAGAGCCCTATATGAAAATGTTCTAGAGGCACCTGTCTTTCCTGTAAGCTCTCCCAAAACTGCCGAAATGTCAAAAATTTTAGAAAATACTTTTAGGCTAGTTAATATAGCACTTGTTCAGGAAATGACAAAAGTTGCTGAAAAAATGAATGTAAATATTTGGGAAGTAATTGAAGCAGCTTCAACTAAACCATTTGGATATATGCCATTTTACCCTGGTCCTGGAATAGGAGGTCATTGTATTCCAATAGATCCATTTTATCTGGCCTTTAAAGCTAAAGAATTTGATCTACACCTCATGTTGGTTGAAGTTGCAGGTCAAATTGCTGATGACATGCCCTATTACGTTGTACAAAGATTAGGAGATATTTTAAATGATTATAAAAAACCACTTAATGGGGCAAAAATTCTAGTTTTAGGTATTGCATATAAAGGAAATATCGATGATCTTAGAGAAAGTCCTGCATTAAAAGTAATAGAAATATTGGAAAAGAAAAAAGCTGAAATATATTATTTTGATCCTTTTATACCCCAATTTGAACATAATGGAAAAACATATACTTCTATTGAATTAAATGATGAAATCCTAAAAAACATGGATGGGGCAATTATTACTGCAGGACACACAGTAGGAGTAAATTACGAAAAGATACTCAAGAATGTTCCTTTCATATTTGATACTAAAAACGTCCTTAAAGATGTAAAAGAAAGAAAAAAAATAATATTATTATAA
- a CDS encoding ABC transporter ATP-binding protein, translating into MNVPFEKQGVILHINHVTMAFGGLVAVNDFENKIMKNELVGLIGPNGAGKTTVFNVITGIYYPTKGKVIFDGIDITPLKPYQITHLGIARTFQNIRLFSDLSVLDNVLVAQHHALDNRSVDRILRTHQKEGKVKGKAWFWRAVTKLGYMKKESEMKGAAYELLKKIGLQKFEQEKASSLPYGQQRKLEIARALATKPKLLLLDEPAAGMNPKESEELMDFIKYIRDEFDLTILLIEHDMKVVMGICERIVVMDYGSIIAEGTSEEIRTNKKVIEAYLGKEWEHAQ; encoded by the coding sequence ATGAATGTGCCTTTTGAAAAACAAGGAGTTATTTTACATATTAATCATGTTACCATGGCTTTTGGAGGGTTAGTTGCAGTAAATGATTTTGAGAATAAGATAATGAAAAATGAATTAGTAGGGTTAATAGGACCGAATGGAGCAGGTAAAACTACTGTTTTTAATGTTATTACGGGAATTTATTACCCTACAAAAGGTAAGGTTATTTTTGATGGGATAGATATAACACCTTTAAAACCTTATCAAATCACACATTTAGGAATTGCTAGAACGTTTCAAAATATCAGATTGTTTTCTGATTTGAGTGTTCTTGATAATGTTTTGGTTGCTCAACATCACGCACTAGATAACAGAAGTGTTGATAGAATATTAAGAACTCATCAAAAAGAAGGAAAAGTAAAAGGGAAAGCTTGGTTTTGGAGAGCAGTGACAAAGTTAGGTTATATGAAAAAAGAAAGTGAAATGAAGGGAGCTGCATATGAGTTATTGAAAAAAATAGGGTTGCAAAAATTTGAACAAGAAAAAGCTAGTTCTTTACCTTATGGTCAGCAAAGAAAATTAGAAATTGCTAGAGCTTTAGCAACGAAGCCCAAATTACTTCTTTTGGATGAACCAGCTGCAGGAATGAATCCAAAAGAATCTGAAGAATTAATGGATTTCATTAAATACATTAGAGATGAATTTGACCTAACTATTCTATTAATTGAGCATGATATGAAGGTTGTAATGGGAATATGTGAAAGAATAGTTGTAATGGACTATGGTTCTATAATAGCAGAAGGCACTTCGGAAGAAATAAGGACAAATAAAAAAGTAATTGAAGCTTATTTGGGTAAGGAGTGGGAACATGCTCAGTGA
- a CDS encoding ABC transporter substrate-binding protein, which translates to MKKLIISLLVLFIVVSGFSTIKIGAVLPVTGGISAFGQLVWEGVQLAHEQISSVLGEEIQLVLVDNRSEKTEAANAVSRAIDREHVVAIIGEVASSHSLAGGQIAEDKKVPMISPSSTNPLVTEGKKFVSRVCFTDPFQGGALAVFSYEKLGVRKVAVFVDFEQDYSVGLSNFFIETFTKLGGQVKKIFYKTGDQEFSAQITQALSYGADAILVTGYYPEIALVAQQAKMLGFSGKILAGDGADAPELVQIGGEAVEGIYFTTHFHPDAKVTDKSKEFVDLFVKKYGKKPSTLAALGYDAYMILVDAIKRAGKADPVLIAQEIRKTKNFEGVTGIITIDEHGNALKSVIVDVVKNGNFEFETVINPDQFVDK; encoded by the coding sequence ATGAAAAAACTTATTATTTCGCTGCTCGTTTTATTTATTGTTGTTTCAGGTTTTTCAACGATAAAGATCGGTGCTGTTTTACCTGTGACAGGAGGTATTTCTGCATTTGGACAATTGGTTTGGGAAGGCGTTCAACTTGCACATGAACAAATTTCAAGTGTACTTGGTGAGGAGATTCAATTAGTTTTAGTAGATAACAGAAGTGAAAAAACCGAAGCAGCAAATGCTGTTTCGAGGGCAATAGACAGAGAACATGTTGTGGCAATTATTGGAGAAGTTGCAAGTTCTCATTCTCTTGCTGGTGGTCAGATAGCCGAAGATAAAAAAGTACCGATGATATCACCTTCTTCCACAAATCCATTAGTTACAGAGGGGAAAAAATTTGTATCTAGAGTTTGTTTTACTGATCCATTCCAAGGAGGAGCTTTGGCTGTTTTCTCTTATGAAAAACTTGGTGTAAGAAAAGTAGCGGTTTTTGTTGATTTTGAACAAGATTATAGTGTTGGACTTTCAAATTTCTTTATTGAAACTTTTACAAAATTAGGCGGTCAAGTGAAAAAAATATTCTATAAAACTGGTGATCAAGAATTCAGTGCACAAATCACACAAGCACTTTCTTATGGTGCAGATGCAATTCTTGTAACAGGTTATTATCCAGAGATTGCTTTAGTTGCTCAGCAAGCAAAAATGTTGGGATTTTCTGGGAAAATTTTAGCAGGTGATGGAGCGGATGCTCCTGAATTAGTTCAAATTGGTGGAGAAGCTGTAGAGGGAATATACTTCACTACCCATTTCCATCCTGATGCTAAAGTAACTGATAAGTCTAAAGAATTTGTGGACCTTTTTGTTAAGAAATATGGAAAGAAACCTTCAACTTTGGCTGCACTTGGTTACGATGCATATATGATACTGGTTGATGCTATTAAGAGAGCTGGTAAGGCAGATCCTGTATTAATAGCTCAAGAAATTAGAAAAACAAAAAATTTTGAAGGGGTAACTGGTATTATAACGATCGATGAACATGGGAATGCATTAAAATCAGTCATTGTTGATGTTGTGAAAAATGGAAACTTTGAATTTGAAACGGTTATTAATCCTGATCAATTTGTGGATAAGTAA
- the rsmG gene encoding 16S rRNA (guanine(527)-N(7))-methyltransferase RsmG, protein MTKDEIIKNYVLEIINAPFNLTAFKDFELAYNFLAIDSLKPLKKEEIGENFLDVGTGGGVPGVFINIFYDVEGTLIDSSLKKINYVKTICEKLGLNKLKFVHGRIEEQSTFKEKFDSVFSRAVAELRVVLELTVPFAKKHGKIFLYKGINYKQELENAKKAIEILKLKLIDIREYNILEKKRYLLVFEKQDITPPKYPRRYSKISKFPL, encoded by the coding sequence ATGACGAAAGATGAAATTATCAAAAATTATGTTTTAGAGATTATTAATGCACCTTTTAATTTGACAGCATTTAAAGATTTTGAGTTAGCTTATAATTTTCTTGCCATCGATAGTTTAAAACCTCTCAAAAAAGAAGAAATAGGTGAAAATTTTTTAGATGTAGGAACTGGTGGAGGAGTTCCAGGGGTTTTTATTAATATATTTTATGATGTTGAAGGGACTTTGATAGATTCGTCACTGAAGAAAATAAATTATGTGAAGACGATTTGTGAAAAGTTAGGTTTGAATAAATTAAAATTTGTTCATGGAAGAATTGAAGAACAGAGTACTTTTAAAGAAAAATTTGATTCAGTTTTTTCTAGAGCGGTTGCAGAACTAAGAGTTGTTTTGGAACTTACAGTTCCATTTGCAAAAAAGCATGGAAAAATCTTTTTGTACAAAGGAATTAATTACAAACAGGAATTAGAAAATGCAAAAAAAGCGATAGAAATATTGAAATTAAAATTAATAGACATAAGAGAATATAATATACTTGAGAAAAAAAGATATTTATTAGTTTTCGAAAAACAAGACATAACTCCCCCGAAATACCCCAGGAGATATTCGAAAATATCCAAATTTCCTTTATGA